From a single Vitis vinifera cultivar Pinot Noir 40024 chromosome 18, ASM3070453v1 genomic region:
- the LOC100248899 gene encoding basic blue protein, translating to MSQGRGSVGKAMLIMVALLCLLVHSAPVHAATYTVGDADGWIYDVVNWPNGKTFKAGDVLVFNYLPEVHNVVEVDINGYNRCKAPAGSKVHNSGNDKITLVKGTNSFICTFEGHCLQGMKITVTAK from the exons ATGTCTCAGGGAAGAGGCAGTGTTGGTAAAGCCATGCTCATCATGGTTGCACTACTTTGCTTACTAGTTCACTCTGCCCCGGTTCATGCGGCAACGTATACAGTCGGAGATGCGGATGGCTGGATCTATGACGTGGTTAACTGGCCTAATGGAAAGACCTTCAAGGCTGGTGATGTCCTAG TGTTTAACTACTTGCCAGAGGTTCACAATGTGGTTGAGGTTGATATAAATGGCTACAATAGGTGTAAGGCTCCTGCAGGTTCAAAAGTCCATAATAGTGGAAATGATAAGATAACTCTGGTTAAAGGTACCAACTCCTTCATCTGTACCTTCGAGGGGCACTGTCTTCAAGGGATGAAGATCACCGTGACTGCAAAATAA